Genomic segment of Mastomys coucha isolate ucsf_1 unplaced genomic scaffold, UCSF_Mcou_1 pScaffold23, whole genome shotgun sequence:
GAAGGCTATATGAAATTAGGGTTTTGTAAATAAATGACTTCTGTCTCATTAGAGGGTCATTCCACAATGAATGGTGGAATGACCCTCTTTTAAGCTCAAGTATCGGCACATACAGGCTGCTTACATTTTTCTCGCTTGAAAAACTTAATATCAGCGAGCCCCACCCTCACCAGCAGAAATGAAGCACTGGAGGCACCGCCAGTCTGTCTAGATCTAGAGTGGATCTCTCTTCTACGTACTACTTTGTAATTTGTTCTCTGCTGTGGAACTTTTCTGTCCCTCTACAGACCCCTTTGCTGATGCAACTAAGGGCGACGACTTACTCCCGGCAGGGACTGAGGACTACATTCATATAAGAATCCAGCAGCGGAACGGCAGGAAGACGCTGACCACTGTGCAGGGCATCGCAGACGACTATGACAAAAAGAAACTTGTGAAAGCTTTCAAAAAGGtgaggagtgggtgtgtgtgtgccggAGCTCAGGCCAGGAGAGCTGTTGGCTCTCCATCTCAGTGGGTTACCCCGCTCTCAGAGATGTGAGGCAATGAGTTGTTACTGCTCCCCTAATATAATTTCCTTCATGTGGCCTCCAGATTCATTTACAGAGTCGCTTAGTTCTGGAGGACACCGCTCCTTAATGCAGTCAAGCCGACTGCCTCAGCTGCATTTGTTCTGTCAAAAGTAAAACCTCTGCATTTCACTTCATGTGTTGTAGAAATTTGCCTGTAATGGAACTGTGATTGAACATCCTGAGTACGGAGAGGTTATTCAGCTTCAAGGGGACCAAAGGAAGAACATTTGCCAGTTTCTCTTGGAGGTGAGTGGCTGGATGCACCCTGTGTGACCTTGAGAGAGACAGGAGTCCTTTCCTACTTAGTAAAAAACACGGAACTGAAGTAGTGGAGTAGAATAGTGTCCCCGCTGACTGAAAAGGGTAAGGCTTACCTACAGCTCACGCTGTGACTGAGTGGCCTGGTGATTGGCATAGCAACTGTGCCTCTCGGCTCCTGGGCAGGTATGCAAGTCGTGTGGATCgtcagctggggtgggggtgggggctgtctGCTGATTGCTGGCGGGATTCTGCTGAGCACACTTTTACTTCACAGGTTGGCATCGTCAAGGAGGAGCAGCTGAAGGTTCACGGATTCTAAGATGAACCCAAACGTGTGGCGAGTTTCTTAAATGGTTTTGTTCTCTAACTCAGTTTGGCTGCCTCAGGAGATGATTCTTTACAGTAAACGACAGACTTTGCGTTTATTTAATCATTCAGACTTCCACTCACACCTGCATGGCTACAGAAAACACGGGGTATGTAGGCTCCTGAGTCATAAGGAAATCTCAGTGAGATGGGAACGAAGCCCGAGTTCGTCCTAACATGTTTCCAATGGAAAAGGTTTTGTTCTGAGTGTTTGttgttagttttcattttcacttgattgttaaatgtttttgttgttgttgtattaaaCCATGTATGTTGCAgcttaacaataaaaagaaaggctGTGCACCCTTTATAAGCGCTGGTCTAAGCCAGCAGTGCacttctgtgttttcatttgctgATGAAGCATGAGGAACTTGGAGCTGTCTCTTCCCTGAAACCTCTAGGTTCATCAGCTTCAGAACAACAGGTAGAGAGAGCCGCTTGTCATCCCGATGTATCAAGACAGAGGCAATGCCTGCAGGTGTGGGTGGTGCTGTGTGTCGTCACCGCTGGGTTTAGGTAGTGCTCCTGGGGTCGAGTCGTCACCGCTGGGCTTTAGGGTAGCGCTCCTGGGGTCGAGTCGTCACCGCTGGGTTTAGGTAGCGCTCCTGGAGTCGAGAGCTAGGTGCTGCTGCCCTGCAATC
This window contains:
- the Eif1b gene encoding eukaryotic translation initiation factor 1b codes for the protein MSTIQNLQSFDPFADATKGDDLLPAGTEDYIHIRIQQRNGRKTLTTVQGIADDYDKKKLVKAFKKKFACNGTVIEHPEYGEVIQLQGDQRKNICQFLLEVGIVKEEQLKVHGF